A window of the Bombina bombina isolate aBomBom1 chromosome 3, aBomBom1.pri, whole genome shotgun sequence genome harbors these coding sequences:
- the LOC128652728 gene encoding uncharacterized protein LOC128652728, protein MLVTGRSEEAVLQRLMEYGLKVNLDKCQFMQDSLEFCAHVTDKHGLHTTDEKVKTLQDAPTPQNVTQLRSYLGLLNYYNRFLPNLAHMLYPLHRLLESKCLWHWTVECETAFSKSKELVHSSRLLVHYNLEKPLHLMDWGLFCLIPWLMEQTGQWLLPPDHSQKNYSQIKRRWQSYGQ, encoded by the coding sequence ATGCTGGTGACAGGCAGATCAGAGGAGGCAGTCTTGCAAAGACTTATGGAATATGGATTAAAGGTGAATTTGGATAAATGCCAATTCATGCAGGATAGCCTTGAATTTTGTGCTCATGTAACTGACAAACATGGACTGCATACCACAGATGAGAAGGTCAAGACCTTGCAGGATGCTCCAACTCCACAAAATGTGACACAACTGAGATCCTATCTTGGTCTGTTAAATTACTACAATCGTTTTTTGCCCAATTTAGCTCACATGCTTTACCCTTTACATCGTCTTTTGGAGAGCAAATGTCTATGGCACTGGACAGTAGAATGTGAGACGGCTTTCAGTAAGTCAAAAGAACTAGTCCATAGTTCACGTCTTCTAGTACATTACAACTTGGAAAAACCACTTCACCTTATGGACTGGGGGCTGTTCTGTCTCATTCCATGGCTGATGGAACAGACAGGCCAGTGGCTTTTGCCTCCAGATCACTCACAGAAAAACTACTCTCAGATAAAGAGGCGCTGGCAGTCATATGGGCAGTAA